Proteins from one Rhinopithecus roxellana isolate Shanxi Qingling chromosome 20, ASM756505v1, whole genome shotgun sequence genomic window:
- the RHOT2 gene encoding mitochondrial Rho GTPase 2 isoform X1 — protein MRRDVRILLLGEAQVGKTSLILSLVGEEFPEEVPPRAEEITIPADVTPEKVPTHIVDYSEAEQTDEELREEIHKANVVCVVYDVSEEATIEKIRTKWIPLVNGGTTRGPRVPIILVGNKSDLRSGSSMEAVLPIMSQFPEIETCVECSAKNLRNISELFYYAQKAVLHPTAPLYDPEAKQLRPACAQALTRIFRLSDQDLDQALSDEELNAFQKSCFGHPLAPQALEDVKTVVCRNVAGGVWEDRLTLDGFLFLNTLFIQRGRHETTWTILRSFGYSDTLELTADYLFPPLHVPPGCSTELNHLGYQFVQRVFEKHDQDRDGALSPMELQSLFSVFPAAPWGPKLPCTVRTEAGRLPLHGYLCQWTLVTYLDVRSCLGHLGYLGYPTLCDQDSQTRAITVTREKRLDQEKGQTLRSVLLCKVVGARGVGKSAFLQAFLGHGLGHQDTREQPPGYTIDTVQVNGQEKYLILCEVGTDDLATSLDAACDVACLMFDGSDPKSFAHCASVYKHHYMDGQTPCLFVSSKADLPEGVVPVGPSPAEFCRKHRLPAPVPFSCAGPAEPSTAIFTQLATMAAFPHLVHAELHPSSFWLRGLLGVVGAAMAAVLSFSLYRVLVKSQ, from the exons ATGAGGCGGGACGTGCGCATCCTGTTACTGGGCGAGG CCCAGGTGGGGAAGACGTCGCTGATCCTGTCCCTGGTGGGCGAGGAGTTCCCGGAGGAG GTCCCTCCCCGCGCAGAGGAGATCACGATCCCCGCGGACGTCACCCCGGAGAAGGTGCCCACTCACATCGTGGACTACTCAG AAGCCGAGCAGACGGACGAGGAGCTGCGGGAGGAGATCCACAAG GCAAACGTGGTATGCGTGGTGTACGATGTCTCTGAGGAGGCCACCATTGAGAAG ATTCGAACTAAGTGGATCCCACTGGTGAATGGGGGTACCACGCGGGGGCCCAG GGTGCCCATCATCCTAGTGGGCAACAAGTCAGACCTGCGGTCGGGGAGCTCCATGGAGGCCGTGCTCCCCATCATGAGCCAGTTTCCTGAGATTGAGACCTGCGTGGAG TGTTCAGCCAAGAACCTGAGGAACATCTCAGAGCTGTTCTACTATGCCCAGAAGGCTGTCCTGCACCCCACAGCTCCCCTCTATGACCCTGAGGCCAAGCAG TTGAGGCCCGCGTGCGCCCAGGCGCTGACACGCATCTTCAGGCTCTCAGATCAGGACCTGGACCAGGCACTCAGTGACGAGGAGCTCAACGCCTTCCAG AAATCCTGCTTCGGGCACCCCCTGGCCCCGCAGGCCCTGGAGGACGTGAAGACGGTGGTGTGCAGGAACGTGGCGGGCGGCGTGTGGGAGGACCGGCTGACTCTGGATG GTTTCCTCTTCTTGAACACGCTCTTCATCCAGCGTGGCCGGCACGAGACCACATGGACCATCCTGCGGAGCTTCGGCTACAGCGACACACTGGAGCTGACGGCCGACTATCTCTTCCCTCC GCTCCACGTGCCCCCCGGCTGCAGCACTGAGCTCAACCACCTTGGCTACCAGTTTGTGCAGAGGGTGTTTGAGAAGCATGACCAG GACCGCGACGGCGCCCTCTCGCCCATGGAGCTGCAGAGCCTCTTCAGTGTGTTCCCGGCAGCACCCTGGGGCCCCAAGCTCCCGTGCACAGTCCGCACAGAGGCCGGCCGGCTGCCCCTGCACGGATACCTCTGCCAGTGGAC CCTGGTGACCTACCTGGACGTCCGGAGCTGCCTCGGACACCTGGGCTACCTGGGCTACCCCACCCTCTGTGACCAGGACTCGCAGACTCGCGCCATCACAG TCACCCGTGAGAAGAGGCTGGACCAGGAGAAGGGACAGACGCTGCGGAGCGTTCTCCTATGCAAGGTGGTGGGGGCCCGTGGAGTGGGCAAGTCTGCCTTCCTGCAGGCCTTCCTCGGCCACGGCCTGGGG CACCAGGACACGAGGGAGCAGCCTCCGGGCTACACCATCGACACGGTGCAGGTCAACGGACAGGAGAAGTACTTGATC CTATGTGAGGTGGGCACAGATGATCTGGCCACATCGCTGGACGCCGCCTGTGATGTTGCCTGCTTGATGTTTGATGGCAGCGATCCAAAGTCCTTTGCGCATTGTGCCAGCGTCTACAAG CACCATTACATGGACGGGCAGACCCCCTGCCTCTTCGTCTCCTCCAAGGCTGACCTGCCCGAAGGGGTTGTGCCGGTTGGCCCATCGCCAGCTGAGTTTTGCCGCAAGCACCGGCTGCCAGCTCCCGTGCCGTTCTCCTGTGCTGGTCCAGCCGAGCCCAGCACTGCCATCTTCACCCAGCTTGCCACCATGGCCGCCTTCCC ACATTTGGTCCACGCAGAGCTGCATCCCTCTTCCTTCTGGCTCCGGGGCCTGCTGGGGGTTGTCGGGGCCGCCATGGCCGCAGTCCTCAGCTTCTCGCTCTACAGGGTCCTGGTGAAGAGCCAGTGA
- the RHOT2 gene encoding mitochondrial Rho GTPase 2 isoform X4, with translation MEAVLPIMSQFPEIETCVECSAKNLRNISELFYYAQKAVLHPTAPLYDPEAKQLRPACAQALTRIFRLSDQDLDQALSDEELNAFQKSCFGHPLAPQALEDVKTVVCRNVAGGVWEDRLTLDGFLFLNTLFIQRGRHETTWTILRSFGYSDTLELTADYLFPPLHVPPGCSTELNHLGYQFVQRVFEKHDQDRDGALSPMELQSLFSVFPAAPWGPKLPCTVRTEAGRLPLHGYLCQWTLVTYLDVRSCLGHLGYLGYPTLCDQDSQTRAITVTREKRLDQEKGQTLRSVLLCKVVGARGVGKSAFLQAFLGHGLGHQDTREQPPGYTIDTVQVNGQEKYLILCEVGTDDLATSLDAACDVACLMFDGSDPKSFAHCASVYKHHYMDGQTPCLFVSSKADLPEGVVPVGPSPAEFCRKHRLPAPVPFSCAGPAEPSTAIFTQLATMAAFPHLVHAELHPSSFWLRGLLGVVGAAMAAVLSFSLYRVLVKSQ, from the exons ATGGAGGCCGTGCTCCCCATCATGAGCCAGTTTCCTGAGATTGAGACCTGCGTGGAG TGTTCAGCCAAGAACCTGAGGAACATCTCAGAGCTGTTCTACTATGCCCAGAAGGCTGTCCTGCACCCCACAGCTCCCCTCTATGACCCTGAGGCCAAGCAG TTGAGGCCCGCGTGCGCCCAGGCGCTGACACGCATCTTCAGGCTCTCAGATCAGGACCTGGACCAGGCACTCAGTGACGAGGAGCTCAACGCCTTCCAG AAATCCTGCTTCGGGCACCCCCTGGCCCCGCAGGCCCTGGAGGACGTGAAGACGGTGGTGTGCAGGAACGTGGCGGGCGGCGTGTGGGAGGACCGGCTGACTCTGGATG GTTTCCTCTTCTTGAACACGCTCTTCATCCAGCGTGGCCGGCACGAGACCACATGGACCATCCTGCGGAGCTTCGGCTACAGCGACACACTGGAGCTGACGGCCGACTATCTCTTCCCTCC GCTCCACGTGCCCCCCGGCTGCAGCACTGAGCTCAACCACCTTGGCTACCAGTTTGTGCAGAGGGTGTTTGAGAAGCATGACCAG GACCGCGACGGCGCCCTCTCGCCCATGGAGCTGCAGAGCCTCTTCAGTGTGTTCCCGGCAGCACCCTGGGGCCCCAAGCTCCCGTGCACAGTCCGCACAGAGGCCGGCCGGCTGCCCCTGCACGGATACCTCTGCCAGTGGAC CCTGGTGACCTACCTGGACGTCCGGAGCTGCCTCGGACACCTGGGCTACCTGGGCTACCCCACCCTCTGTGACCAGGACTCGCAGACTCGCGCCATCACAG TCACCCGTGAGAAGAGGCTGGACCAGGAGAAGGGACAGACGCTGCGGAGCGTTCTCCTATGCAAGGTGGTGGGGGCCCGTGGAGTGGGCAAGTCTGCCTTCCTGCAGGCCTTCCTCGGCCACGGCCTGGGG CACCAGGACACGAGGGAGCAGCCTCCGGGCTACACCATCGACACGGTGCAGGTCAACGGACAGGAGAAGTACTTGATC CTATGTGAGGTGGGCACAGATGATCTGGCCACATCGCTGGACGCCGCCTGTGATGTTGCCTGCTTGATGTTTGATGGCAGCGATCCAAAGTCCTTTGCGCATTGTGCCAGCGTCTACAAG CACCATTACATGGACGGGCAGACCCCCTGCCTCTTCGTCTCCTCCAAGGCTGACCTGCCCGAAGGGGTTGTGCCGGTTGGCCCATCGCCAGCTGAGTTTTGCCGCAAGCACCGGCTGCCAGCTCCCGTGCCGTTCTCCTGTGCTGGTCCAGCCGAGCCCAGCACTGCCATCTTCACCCAGCTTGCCACCATGGCCGCCTTCCC ACATTTGGTCCACGCAGAGCTGCATCCCTCTTCCTTCTGGCTCCGGGGCCTGCTGGGGGTTGTCGGGGCCGCCATGGCCGCAGTCCTCAGCTTCTCGCTCTACAGGGTCCTGGTGAAGAGCCAGTGA
- the RHOT2 gene encoding mitochondrial Rho GTPase 2 isoform X3, which yields MGVPRGGPVGNKSDLRSGSSMEAVLPIMSQFPEIETCVECSAKNLRNISELFYYAQKAVLHPTAPLYDPEAKQLRPACAQALTRIFRLSDQDLDQALSDEELNAFQKSCFGHPLAPQALEDVKTVVCRNVAGGVWEDRLTLDGFLFLNTLFIQRGRHETTWTILRSFGYSDTLELTADYLFPPLHVPPGCSTELNHLGYQFVQRVFEKHDQDRDGALSPMELQSLFSVFPAAPWGPKLPCTVRTEAGRLPLHGYLCQWTLVTYLDVRSCLGHLGYLGYPTLCDQDSQTRAITVTREKRLDQEKGQTLRSVLLCKVVGARGVGKSAFLQAFLGHGLGHQDTREQPPGYTIDTVQVNGQEKYLILCEVGTDDLATSLDAACDVACLMFDGSDPKSFAHCASVYKHHYMDGQTPCLFVSSKADLPEGVVPVGPSPAEFCRKHRLPAPVPFSCAGPAEPSTAIFTQLATMAAFPHLVHAELHPSSFWLRGLLGVVGAAMAAVLSFSLYRVLVKSQ from the exons ATGGGGGTACCACGCGGGGGCCCAG TGGGCAACAAGTCAGACCTGCGGTCGGGGAGCTCCATGGAGGCCGTGCTCCCCATCATGAGCCAGTTTCCTGAGATTGAGACCTGCGTGGAG TGTTCAGCCAAGAACCTGAGGAACATCTCAGAGCTGTTCTACTATGCCCAGAAGGCTGTCCTGCACCCCACAGCTCCCCTCTATGACCCTGAGGCCAAGCAG TTGAGGCCCGCGTGCGCCCAGGCGCTGACACGCATCTTCAGGCTCTCAGATCAGGACCTGGACCAGGCACTCAGTGACGAGGAGCTCAACGCCTTCCAG AAATCCTGCTTCGGGCACCCCCTGGCCCCGCAGGCCCTGGAGGACGTGAAGACGGTGGTGTGCAGGAACGTGGCGGGCGGCGTGTGGGAGGACCGGCTGACTCTGGATG GTTTCCTCTTCTTGAACACGCTCTTCATCCAGCGTGGCCGGCACGAGACCACATGGACCATCCTGCGGAGCTTCGGCTACAGCGACACACTGGAGCTGACGGCCGACTATCTCTTCCCTCC GCTCCACGTGCCCCCCGGCTGCAGCACTGAGCTCAACCACCTTGGCTACCAGTTTGTGCAGAGGGTGTTTGAGAAGCATGACCAG GACCGCGACGGCGCCCTCTCGCCCATGGAGCTGCAGAGCCTCTTCAGTGTGTTCCCGGCAGCACCCTGGGGCCCCAAGCTCCCGTGCACAGTCCGCACAGAGGCCGGCCGGCTGCCCCTGCACGGATACCTCTGCCAGTGGAC CCTGGTGACCTACCTGGACGTCCGGAGCTGCCTCGGACACCTGGGCTACCTGGGCTACCCCACCCTCTGTGACCAGGACTCGCAGACTCGCGCCATCACAG TCACCCGTGAGAAGAGGCTGGACCAGGAGAAGGGACAGACGCTGCGGAGCGTTCTCCTATGCAAGGTGGTGGGGGCCCGTGGAGTGGGCAAGTCTGCCTTCCTGCAGGCCTTCCTCGGCCACGGCCTGGGG CACCAGGACACGAGGGAGCAGCCTCCGGGCTACACCATCGACACGGTGCAGGTCAACGGACAGGAGAAGTACTTGATC CTATGTGAGGTGGGCACAGATGATCTGGCCACATCGCTGGACGCCGCCTGTGATGTTGCCTGCTTGATGTTTGATGGCAGCGATCCAAAGTCCTTTGCGCATTGTGCCAGCGTCTACAAG CACCATTACATGGACGGGCAGACCCCCTGCCTCTTCGTCTCCTCCAAGGCTGACCTGCCCGAAGGGGTTGTGCCGGTTGGCCCATCGCCAGCTGAGTTTTGCCGCAAGCACCGGCTGCCAGCTCCCGTGCCGTTCTCCTGTGCTGGTCCAGCCGAGCCCAGCACTGCCATCTTCACCCAGCTTGCCACCATGGCCGCCTTCCC ACATTTGGTCCACGCAGAGCTGCATCCCTCTTCCTTCTGGCTCCGGGGCCTGCTGGGGGTTGTCGGGGCCGCCATGGCCGCAGTCCTCAGCTTCTCGCTCTACAGGGTCCTGGTGAAGAGCCAGTGA
- the RHOT2 gene encoding mitochondrial Rho GTPase 2 isoform X2, producing MRRDVRILLLGEAQVGKTSLILSLVGEEFPEEVPPRAEEITIPADVTPEKVPTHIVDYSAEQTDEELREEIHKANVVCVVYDVSEEATIEKIRTKWIPLVNGGTTRGPRVPIILVGNKSDLRSGSSMEAVLPIMSQFPEIETCVECSAKNLRNISELFYYAQKAVLHPTAPLYDPEAKQLRPACAQALTRIFRLSDQDLDQALSDEELNAFQKSCFGHPLAPQALEDVKTVVCRNVAGGVWEDRLTLDGFLFLNTLFIQRGRHETTWTILRSFGYSDTLELTADYLFPPLHVPPGCSTELNHLGYQFVQRVFEKHDQDRDGALSPMELQSLFSVFPAAPWGPKLPCTVRTEAGRLPLHGYLCQWTLVTYLDVRSCLGHLGYLGYPTLCDQDSQTRAITVTREKRLDQEKGQTLRSVLLCKVVGARGVGKSAFLQAFLGHGLGHQDTREQPPGYTIDTVQVNGQEKYLILCEVGTDDLATSLDAACDVACLMFDGSDPKSFAHCASVYKHHYMDGQTPCLFVSSKADLPEGVVPVGPSPAEFCRKHRLPAPVPFSCAGPAEPSTAIFTQLATMAAFPHLVHAELHPSSFWLRGLLGVVGAAMAAVLSFSLYRVLVKSQ from the exons ATGAGGCGGGACGTGCGCATCCTGTTACTGGGCGAGG CCCAGGTGGGGAAGACGTCGCTGATCCTGTCCCTGGTGGGCGAGGAGTTCCCGGAGGAG GTCCCTCCCCGCGCAGAGGAGATCACGATCCCCGCGGACGTCACCCCGGAGAAGGTGCCCACTCACATCGTGGACTACTCAG CCGAGCAGACGGACGAGGAGCTGCGGGAGGAGATCCACAAG GCAAACGTGGTATGCGTGGTGTACGATGTCTCTGAGGAGGCCACCATTGAGAAG ATTCGAACTAAGTGGATCCCACTGGTGAATGGGGGTACCACGCGGGGGCCCAG GGTGCCCATCATCCTAGTGGGCAACAAGTCAGACCTGCGGTCGGGGAGCTCCATGGAGGCCGTGCTCCCCATCATGAGCCAGTTTCCTGAGATTGAGACCTGCGTGGAG TGTTCAGCCAAGAACCTGAGGAACATCTCAGAGCTGTTCTACTATGCCCAGAAGGCTGTCCTGCACCCCACAGCTCCCCTCTATGACCCTGAGGCCAAGCAG TTGAGGCCCGCGTGCGCCCAGGCGCTGACACGCATCTTCAGGCTCTCAGATCAGGACCTGGACCAGGCACTCAGTGACGAGGAGCTCAACGCCTTCCAG AAATCCTGCTTCGGGCACCCCCTGGCCCCGCAGGCCCTGGAGGACGTGAAGACGGTGGTGTGCAGGAACGTGGCGGGCGGCGTGTGGGAGGACCGGCTGACTCTGGATG GTTTCCTCTTCTTGAACACGCTCTTCATCCAGCGTGGCCGGCACGAGACCACATGGACCATCCTGCGGAGCTTCGGCTACAGCGACACACTGGAGCTGACGGCCGACTATCTCTTCCCTCC GCTCCACGTGCCCCCCGGCTGCAGCACTGAGCTCAACCACCTTGGCTACCAGTTTGTGCAGAGGGTGTTTGAGAAGCATGACCAG GACCGCGACGGCGCCCTCTCGCCCATGGAGCTGCAGAGCCTCTTCAGTGTGTTCCCGGCAGCACCCTGGGGCCCCAAGCTCCCGTGCACAGTCCGCACAGAGGCCGGCCGGCTGCCCCTGCACGGATACCTCTGCCAGTGGAC CCTGGTGACCTACCTGGACGTCCGGAGCTGCCTCGGACACCTGGGCTACCTGGGCTACCCCACCCTCTGTGACCAGGACTCGCAGACTCGCGCCATCACAG TCACCCGTGAGAAGAGGCTGGACCAGGAGAAGGGACAGACGCTGCGGAGCGTTCTCCTATGCAAGGTGGTGGGGGCCCGTGGAGTGGGCAAGTCTGCCTTCCTGCAGGCCTTCCTCGGCCACGGCCTGGGG CACCAGGACACGAGGGAGCAGCCTCCGGGCTACACCATCGACACGGTGCAGGTCAACGGACAGGAGAAGTACTTGATC CTATGTGAGGTGGGCACAGATGATCTGGCCACATCGCTGGACGCCGCCTGTGATGTTGCCTGCTTGATGTTTGATGGCAGCGATCCAAAGTCCTTTGCGCATTGTGCCAGCGTCTACAAG CACCATTACATGGACGGGCAGACCCCCTGCCTCTTCGTCTCCTCCAAGGCTGACCTGCCCGAAGGGGTTGTGCCGGTTGGCCCATCGCCAGCTGAGTTTTGCCGCAAGCACCGGCTGCCAGCTCCCGTGCCGTTCTCCTGTGCTGGTCCAGCCGAGCCCAGCACTGCCATCTTCACCCAGCTTGCCACCATGGCCGCCTTCCC ACATTTGGTCCACGCAGAGCTGCATCCCTCTTCCTTCTGGCTCCGGGGCCTGCTGGGGGTTGTCGGGGCCGCCATGGCCGCAGTCCTCAGCTTCTCGCTCTACAGGGTCCTGGTGAAGAGCCAGTGA
- the RHOT2 gene encoding mitochondrial Rho GTPase 2 isoform X5 encodes MVRPGAHLCPGSVGRVLCLVLPLLCLGAGFLFLNTLFIQRGRHETTWTILRSFGYSDTLELTADYLFPPLHVPPGCSTELNHLGYQFVQRVFEKHDQDRDGALSPMELQSLFSVFPAAPWGPKLPCTVRTEAGRLPLHGYLCQWTLVTYLDVRSCLGHLGYLGYPTLCDQDSQTRAITVTREKRLDQEKGQTLRSVLLCKVVGARGVGKSAFLQAFLGHGLGHQDTREQPPGYTIDTVQVNGQEKYLILCEVGTDDLATSLDAACDVACLMFDGSDPKSFAHCASVYKHHYMDGQTPCLFVSSKADLPEGVVPVGPSPAEFCRKHRLPAPVPFSCAGPAEPSTAIFTQLATMAAFPHLVHAELHPSSFWLRGLLGVVGAAMAAVLSFSLYRVLVKSQ; translated from the exons ATGGTGAGGCCGGGTGCCCACCTGTGCCCGGGGAGTGTGGGGAGGGTGCTGTGCCTGGTGCTCCCCCTGCTCTGTCTCGGTGCAGGTTTCCTCTTCTTGAACACGCTCTTCATCCAGCGTGGCCGGCACGAGACCACATGGACCATCCTGCGGAGCTTCGGCTACAGCGACACACTGGAGCTGACGGCCGACTATCTCTTCCCTCC GCTCCACGTGCCCCCCGGCTGCAGCACTGAGCTCAACCACCTTGGCTACCAGTTTGTGCAGAGGGTGTTTGAGAAGCATGACCAG GACCGCGACGGCGCCCTCTCGCCCATGGAGCTGCAGAGCCTCTTCAGTGTGTTCCCGGCAGCACCCTGGGGCCCCAAGCTCCCGTGCACAGTCCGCACAGAGGCCGGCCGGCTGCCCCTGCACGGATACCTCTGCCAGTGGAC CCTGGTGACCTACCTGGACGTCCGGAGCTGCCTCGGACACCTGGGCTACCTGGGCTACCCCACCCTCTGTGACCAGGACTCGCAGACTCGCGCCATCACAG TCACCCGTGAGAAGAGGCTGGACCAGGAGAAGGGACAGACGCTGCGGAGCGTTCTCCTATGCAAGGTGGTGGGGGCCCGTGGAGTGGGCAAGTCTGCCTTCCTGCAGGCCTTCCTCGGCCACGGCCTGGGG CACCAGGACACGAGGGAGCAGCCTCCGGGCTACACCATCGACACGGTGCAGGTCAACGGACAGGAGAAGTACTTGATC CTATGTGAGGTGGGCACAGATGATCTGGCCACATCGCTGGACGCCGCCTGTGATGTTGCCTGCTTGATGTTTGATGGCAGCGATCCAAAGTCCTTTGCGCATTGTGCCAGCGTCTACAAG CACCATTACATGGACGGGCAGACCCCCTGCCTCTTCGTCTCCTCCAAGGCTGACCTGCCCGAAGGGGTTGTGCCGGTTGGCCCATCGCCAGCTGAGTTTTGCCGCAAGCACCGGCTGCCAGCTCCCGTGCCGTTCTCCTGTGCTGGTCCAGCCGAGCCCAGCACTGCCATCTTCACCCAGCTTGCCACCATGGCCGCCTTCCC ACATTTGGTCCACGCAGAGCTGCATCCCTCTTCCTTCTGGCTCCGGGGCCTGCTGGGGGTTGTCGGGGCCGCCATGGCCGCAGTCCTCAGCTTCTCGCTCTACAGGGTCCTGGTGAAGAGCCAGTGA